From Candidatus Cybelea sp.:
GGAGCGCTGCAGCCGGATGCGGTCGACGGGGCCCTGATCCGCAAGTACCTCTATACCGCGGGACTTCCCGAGCTCGACCTGCTGATCCGTCCGGGCGGCGAGCGGCGTCTTTCGAACTTTCTGCTCTATCAAGCGGCCTACGCCGAGCTCGTGATGTGCGACGTTTACTGGCCGGAATTCTCAAAGGATGATCTCGCTCGAGCGATCGCGGAGTTTACACGGCGCCAGCGGCGCTTCGGCGGAGCTTGAGCGCACGGCGGATCGTCGTCGGCCTGATCGTCGCGGCGATCGGACTCTTCTGCGTAATTTTCCCCTGGGCGTTCTATCTGCTGCTGCTGGCCATCGGTCTGGCGAGCATCTACGAATTCAACTATCTCTGTGCGATCAAGGGACAGCCGCTGGAGTACCCTGTCGCGCAGCTCGGCGTCGTCGCCTACATCGCGATGGCCGTCTTCAACGTCCTGCACAACTGGGAAGGCGTGCTGCTCGCCGGAATCATCGTCGCCGCCTTTTGGATCGGCATGTACGGCGAGCAGAAGGGATACTTCGCGCGCACCGCCTACACGCTGCTCGCGGTCCTCTATATCGGCAAGCTCCTGACCTATTTCGTGTTTATTCGACAGATCGACGGCAACGGAATGTGGCTGACGTTCTACGTCATCGCGATCATCGCGCTAACCGATATCTTTGCGATGGTCGTGGGCTCGCTCATCGGGCGGCACCGGCTGAGCAAGATCTCTCCGAACAAAACGATCGAAGGCTCCGTCGGGTCGATGCTGCTCGCCACCGCCTTCGCAACGGGCGCGACCTGGTTTGCGCCTTTGCACCTGCAATGGTGGCAGGGCGCGGCGCTCGGCGCATTGACCAGCGTTGCCGCACAAATCGGCGACTTGGTCGAGTCTGCCTTCAAACGTGACGCCGGCGTGAAAGATGCGGGCGGGATGATCGTCGGCCACGGCGGCGTGCTCGATCGTTTTGACTCCTATCTTCTCGGCGGCGTAACGTTTTTCGCGCTGCTGCATCTCTTGGGCGTGCTGCAGCTCCAATGAGCGAACGCAAGCGGGTTGCGATTCTTGGTTCGACGGGATCGATCGGGACACAAGCGCTCGACGTCATCGCCGCGTACCCCGAACGCTTTGAGGTGGTGGGCCTTGCGGCGGGACGCAACATCGAGCTGCTGACGGCGCAGG
This genomic window contains:
- a CDS encoding phosphatidate cytidylyltransferase; protein product: MSARRIVVGLIVAAIGLFCVIFPWAFYLLLLAIGLASIYEFNYLCAIKGQPLEYPVAQLGVVAYIAMAVFNVLHNWEGVLLAGIIVAAFWIGMYGEQKGYFARTAYTLLAVLYIGKLLTYFVFIRQIDGNGMWLTFYVIAIIALTDIFAMVVGSLIGRHRLSKISPNKTIEGSVGSMLLATAFATGATWFAPLHLQWWQGAALGALTSVAAQIGDLVESAFKRDAGVKDAGGMIVGHGGVLDRFDSYLLGGVTFFALLHLLGVLQLQ